Within the Catalinimonas niigatensis genome, the region CCTGGAATTAAAATAAAATGCAAATACGGCAATACGCTCATTCTCATATGATAACTATATGTGTCGTAGAGGTTTTTTTCTTGTTCTGTGTCCTTTTGCCTCTTTGTTATGTTTTTATTTTTATCAAAATGTATTGTTGTAACAAAGTTTAAAAATGAATTTTCCTTATTCTCTGATGCTTTGATTACATCTGCATATTTAGGAAAAAAGAAACCACTTGATATGGTTCTATAAACTTCTTCTGGTTTTTGCTTGATAATATTTTTCGCTAATTTCTTAATGTAGTCTTGAAATTCTTGTAATTGCTTTTGTGTTTCTTCATCAAAGTCAATTCTTATCGTTGGTAATTTAACTTTGGGTTTAAGTTCCGAATATAGAAATTCAGTTTCAACTTTCTTTTCGCTATTCCCTGATAAAATAAAGGCTTTTATTGCGTTTGAATAATTGTCAAGCTTCAGCCAAAAACGGTCTTCTTCAGTTTCTGTTTCAGCAATTCTTAGATAAGCAAGCCCTATTTCATTGTGCCATTTTTTTACATCAGATTTGGTTTTTGTTGCAATTTTGATTGCAGTAGGTATATAATAATTTACAAGAGAAAAATCATCAGATTTTTTCCTGTCCTTGTTAAGTTCGTTTTCAATTATTGATAGGGTGTTTTCAAAGTCATTTGGCTTAAATAGTTTGGGGTATGCAAGCATATCATTTAATATGCCGTGTTTCGTATAAAACTCAAATGTTGAATCAAAAAGTAGTTTATTAGTGAGTTTTTTTACTGGCTCTAAATTGGTTTTTATTTCGTTTACTACGGCAAGTAAATTTTCATAAAGTCTGCCAATTTGAAAAGGTGTTTCTTTGTGCTTTTCGCTTTTGTGTTGGTTGCAGTAATCTTCAATGGCATTCACATAATTATCAATGGCAGCAATAGCAGATTGATTATGTTTTATGCCAATTGGACACTTCCAAAGCAAGTGAGTATATCTTGCTTTCAAAAGTGGATTTGATGAATTTTCTGCTCTGTAACTTACATATTCAATTACTTCTTTCTGAATGTCGTTTATGTTAGGGTAAGCTTTTACTTCTCCTGTTTCAGATGCTGCTGAATAAATTTGCGAAAACAATCTGTCGCCCTTAATATCAAATAGAAAACAGTCAATTTCCCATTGTGCTTTATGCTTTTCGATTTCGCTTGTCGTTTTGTTTCTATACTTTACCCACAAGTCAGTTAAATCCCAGTTTCGTTCAAGATTATATGCGTTCTTGTCAACGAAAGCATATACTTCGTCAATCGTGTTAAACTGATTTATGTCTATTTCTTTACTTCTCAAAAGTTTAGATGTTTGTCATTTGTGTGAGATGTGTTAGCTGCTGGACTTCTCGTCTATCTATATTTAAAATTGTGAATAGTCAATTGCTTTTTCTAATAAATCAGTTTCTGGACTATGAGTTTTAATTAATTCTTCAACGTCAGCTAAGTCTTCATTAGGGAAGTCATAACCAGGTTGTATAGAAACTATTTCAAAGTCAGCAAATGGTGAATTCAAAGCAATGTTGATATATGCAACTTTGTCGTCCACCTTTACTGGTTGCAAGTAATGGGCAATGTATTCGTCAGAAGTCCTTTTTATTAAGAATCTATATTCATTTTCCGAATTAAATTTGTTCTTGATGTAATATGAACCAATCTTTGAAATGCCTGTAAAATTTAAAGGAAGATTATACTCAGTTGGTATTATTGTGAAGATGTCTTTAAGAATTGGAATACCTGATTTTGCAGGTTCCGGATAATATATTTTTCTAAACTCTGCAATATGGGGGTGAACTTCAAAGTCAATTCTAATACCTTTACCAAAGTCGCTAAAGTCACGCCATTTATTTGTATCAAATCTGTCAAGCCCGTATGCAGTTAAACACAAACAAAATATCTCTAACATAATTGAATCCTTGTCTGTTGGGATTCCAAGTGTTTTTGTCTTGTCGTTGTAACCAAATATATTATGGTCTTCATAGAATTCTGCAAATTCTCCAGCCTTATGATTTTTCTGTAAATTGTAAAGTCGTAAAGTTCTTGAAGAAACAATATTTGCAAATGCTTGAAATGTTGTGTAATGTGAAAAAACCTTAATTGTCGGTTTAGGGAAACAAGTGTCAAATAGAATATTTGAAAGTGTTTTATCCTTTAGATAAATATTATGAATTTGATCAGAATTAAATGCTATTTGATTATTGTTGATGCTCCCATTTGAATTATGCTTTAGTAATATTGTGTTTATGTCAGCTACTAAATTCGTTAATTCAGTTTTGTTTCTTTCGTCAGCGATTTCCTTTCGTTTTTCGTAACTGTCCATTCTTGAAAACCAGTCTATAATGTTTTTTTGTAATATCGGATCAATCATATTTTTTGATATTTGATGTCTTTCGTCATAGCCGAGCAGTAGGAAGTTCATTTTATTTACCTCATGTAATATCTCAATAATATGTTCACATTGAAAGTGATCTCTGCGCACGCAGCATAATGTGCAAAAAGAAATAGTATGAAATAAGCCCATCAAGTTATCTGCTTTCCATTCCACACAATAATAAGATCAGCGCAAGATTCTTTATTTTATTGAAGTTTTCTGAAGGTTAATGTACCGTAAATTATCGGCAATGTTCTTACAAATTACCCGTGTAATACTGGGGTATTCTCTGTCAGGTAAATGTGAGGGGTAGTGATTTAATTTTGTAGATACTGTACCATACCTTCATGGGCAGATAACCACATCGTATGAAAACAATCACGATTCCCCAGCTTTTTGAAGCGGTACAACTGGCGATATTCAATATCTCAACCCATGAGGAAATCCAGAAAAAATTGAATGTGTTTGGAGCTACTTCCAAATTTGTACAGACAGGGCATGGTCTGCTGCAACGGGCACAGATGATGTACACTAACCAGGAGCAAAACTACAATGATTCGCGCCGGATGTCTTTGCAGATTGTGGAAGATAGTGCTGCTGTGATTGAAGTCTTTAAAGATCACATCTTCATTGCAAAAGCTGCTTTCAGAAAAGAATCTCATATCCTTCAGGAACTGAAAATTAAAAAGATAGCCAATAATCCGTGGGCATGCATACAACAGGCGATGGACTTCTACCAAAGAGCGCCTCAGTACATGGACACGCTGCAACAATATGGCGCTACTGAAGCTTCTTTTCAGCAAAACAAAGCTTCGGTAGAAGCATTGCTGGTCCTGAAAGCCCAGCACATGAAGAAAAAAGGAGATGCAGAGCATAGCACGCAGGAAAAGAAGCAGACAATCAAGGATTTAAGGAGCTGGTATGGTGATTTTCGCAAGCTGGCCCGCATTGCGCTCAAAGATACGCCCCAGATGCTGGAAACTTTTGGTATTGTAGTGTATGACACAAGAAAAAAACACAAAAAAACAGCCCAGGCACCGGCTGCGCTGACAGATTGATAAGACAGGTTAGCTTAAAATTGAAATAAAGCTCGCCGGATAAAAAATAAGCCCTGATCATCTCAGGGCTTTATCTTTTCAGATACAAATAAGATGTTAGTTGGATGCTGCAGTTGAATCAGCAGGCGTGGCTGTATTTAAACCTTTGTAACGTTGGTTAAGGTTTTCAATGACGGTCTTGGTAATGTCCAGGCTGTCATCTGCGTACAATACGCCACTATTTTTAGTGTAAGTCAGCACTACTTTGAAGTCCTGGTCTTCACCATACTCTTCCAGGTACTCGGCTACTTTCTCATACAGCTCTTCATTGACTTTCGCCTCTTCCTGCATCAGTTCAGCACTAAGATTCTGCTGATATTGCACCAGGTTCTGCTGCTTTTTCATCAGATCTTCTTCCAGCGCACGTGCCTGGTTCATGGTCATGGTCCCTGCATTGCGTTGAAAGGCAGTAATCTCACCTTGCAGGCCTTTTGCCCGGTTTTCATAATTCGTTTGCAGTTGTTGTGCTTTGGCTTCCAGTTCTACTTTTTTGTCCTGGAAGAAATCATAATACTGCAGGAGTGTATCCGAATTGACATAAGCAATTTTAGGCATGTTGCCGGAAGCATTGGTAGCACTGTTTGCCTGTTCTGTCTGCGCAGAGCTGTCGCCACTAAAATGAAGCACATAGAGATAGATGACAGCAACTGCCAAAATACCATTCAGGATTAGGGATAAGTTTTTCACGATAAACTTTTTTGTTGTTTACTTTTTAGAATGAATGACAAATATAAGTAAAGAGAAACGAATAATAATACAAGCTTCTTTTATTCAATGGACGAAACTGATTTTATGATCTACCCAATGGGCAGGCTATCCGTTTTTTGAGCTTAAACCAAAAATATAATATTAAAATTCACCGGATAAGCTAAAATCCTTCTGCATCGCTGAAGAAGGATTTTAAAGACAATCTGTTACTTTACTATCTGAACATAACCTAAACTACTGGCTTAAACAGCTTTAGTTTCAGCGATACCTTCAGTAGTACTGTTGTCATTTATATCTGTAGGCTTTTTGAATCCTTTTTTCTCTTTAAAGAAGATGGTAAAAAGTACCAGTACAATGATGGAGAGTACCGCAGGAACAAGCCAGATGTCGTACCACAGATATTCCTGGGCATCCCCGGAGCCTACGGTATTGGCTTCTACTATGACACCCGATAGCCATGATCCGATAAACATTCCTACGCCATAGGTTGCAAAAGTGATCAATCCCTGTGCTGAGTTTTTGACAGATTTGGGAGCCCTTTCGTCTACATAAATTTGTCCGGTCACAAAGAAGAAATCATAGCAGATACCATGCAGAATGATACCGCCATACAGCATCCATACCAACTCTGTGGGATTACCAAACATGAACAAAGCATAGCGTGCGCCCCAGGCAGCCATTCCCACCATCAGCATGGTCTTGTATCCAAAGCGTTTGAAGAAGAAAGGCATGAGTAATAGAAACAGAATTTCCGAACCTTGTCCCATTGTCATTTTTCCGGCGGCATTGGTGACGCCAATATCATTGAGAAAGAGGTTAGCAAAACTATAATAGAATGAAAGGGGAATACAGATAAGCAAAGAAGCAATGAATAAAATCGCAAAAGAGCGGTCTTTCATCAGCTTCAGGGCATCTAATCCTAATATATCCCTTACACTGGCCTTTTGTCCTTTGCTTTTGGGAGGCGTATGCGGTAGGGTAAAACAATAGAGACCCATGACTACTGATGAGGCTGAAGCAATTAAGATAGGTGTATTGAGTGCCTCTATATCCATATAACCTACAATCAGACCTACGATGATCCAACTGATGGTGCCCACCACCCTGATGGCCGGAAACTGCTCACCGGGGTTTTCCATATTTTCAAACGAAAGGGAGTTGGTCAGGGCAATAGTAGGCATGAAGCAAAGGGTATAGGCAATGATCACGGGATAAAAGAGACTGAAGTCCTCAATCTGCGCCAGCCAGTAAAGTAAGCCTGCCCCGATCAGGTGGAGCACCGCCAGAACCCGCTCCGTAGGGAAAAAACGGTCAGCGATCATGCCTACAAAGAAGGGAGAGATCATGGCAGCAATGGCAAATGCGCTATAGGCGAGTCCAATCTGTGAGCCTTCAAACTTCAGGGTTACGCCCAGATAAGTGCCCAGGGTTACGTACCAGGCACCCCAAACAAAAAACTGTAAAAACATCATTCCGGAAAGCTGAAAGCGGGTTTTTAATGTCATAGCCTGAAGATTTTATAGATATAGGATCAAGTTTAAATGATGAGGGCTTGTAAATATGGTTAATCAAGCGCTCAAATTAGAGGTAAATTGTCTGATTCCAAAAATCCTTAAAAGAGAATACAAAAAAAAGCCCCTGAAAAGGAGCTTAAATGAAAAGAAGGGCTTAAGTTGGTGAATCTAAAATCAATTACTGGCCCTGTTAAAGTTCCTTCCGTTACCTTCGGCTTTTTTGATCTCACTTCCATCATTGAGCTGTTGGGAAATGGCAATATAAGGTCCTGATACCACCTGATCTCCGTCGGCAAGCCCTTCAAGTATCTCAATGTTTTCGTAATCACTGATTCCAGTCTTTACATTCACTCGTTCTACCGTATTTTCCCCTTTCATCCTGAATACAATTTCCATCATACTTTCTTCCTCTCCGGAAGATTGTTCTTGTGTAGTGTTGTTTTCCTGTCCTTCATCCTGGTTTTCCTGTTCTCCATCCTGCTGAGGATTATTTTCCGGGCGGGTAGTCACGGCAGCCAGGGGAACAGACAATACATTTTCTTTCTTTTGGGTAATGATATCCACACTGGCTGTCATGCCGGGACGAAAAGGGTAGGGGCCTCTGGTCTGGAGCAGATCTTCATAGGAGCTATTAAGCAGGCGAATACGTACTTCAAATTCGGTGACTGCTTCGGGCGTCAGTTTTTCATTGGCTGTACTGGCAATGGAAGTAACAATACCTTTAAATTCTTTGTCCATATAAGAATAAGCATCTACATCTACTATTGCTGTATCGTTCAAAGCTACGCGGATGATATCATTCTCATTGACATCTACCCGAACCTCCATGCGGTTGAGGTCTGCAAGGCGTAACATTTCAGTACCAGCCATCTGCGATGTTCCAACTACCCGCTCACCTTGTTCTACATCCAGTTTGGAGACAATGCCTCCCACCGGAGCATAAATATTGGTCAACGAAAGGTTTTCCCGGGCTTCGTCTACGGAAGCTTCTGCACTTTTGACCGCAAAGCGTGCTGCTTCTACCGTTTGTTTTGCTGATTCTACCTGTTGTCTGGCTACCTGAAAATTGCTTTCGGCAGTCTCAAAGTCCGCATCAGAAATTACCTTATCCTGATAGAGGGATTTATTACGCTCATATGCTGCCTGGGCCTGGGTAAATTGTGCCTGAGCACTGGCAGCACTGGCTTCGGCTTGTGCCAGATTGGCACGTTGCTGGTTGAGGGTAGCCAATGTACGTGATACCACTGATTCAAAATTGTCGGGACGAATCTTTAACATGAGCTGTCCCATAGCTACTGAATCCCCTTCCTCAATATTTAATTCTATGATTTCACCAGGGACTTCGGGAGAAATTTTTATTTCCCTTTCAGGCTGTACGGTACCTGAAGCCGTTACTCTCTCTACAATCGTACGGGCTTTGACTTGCGCAAGGTTTACCGAGATCACATCTCCTTTACCTATCCAGCCTGCCTGTTTTGCAACGAACAGCAGGGCGATGATGACTACCGCTACCACTGCAAAAATGATGAGTGGATTTCTTTTTTTCTTTTTTCGGGTTTTCACAGGCATATGTAGTGGGCTTACTTATGCTTGTAAATTAGCATTTCTCAACGTAAATTTTAAAATTAATGAGTAAAAGCTGATATTTTTTTGAATTACAATTTTCTATCTTGATAAGATAAGCTATGCAAAAAGTAGTTGTACTTTCTGGTTCAGGAATAAGTGCTGAAAGTGGTATCCCCACCTTTCGTGATGCGGGTGGATTGTGGGAAGGTTTTGATATCAATGATGTGGCCACTCCGCAAGCCTGGCAAAAGAATCCTCAACTGGTATTGGAGTTTTATAACCAGAGGCGAAAAGCAGCCCTGGAAGCCAAACCTAATGCCGGACATCTCAGCCTTGTGGAATTAGAGAAATACTTTGATGTGGTGATTATTACCCAAAACGTTGACGGACTTCATGAGAAGGCAGGTTCTTCCAAGGTCATTCATTTGCATGGGGAGCTAAGCAAAGCACGCAGTACAGTAGACGAAAGCCTTATTTATGACATTGAAGGCTGGGAAATCAAATGGGGAGAAATGTGCGAAAAAAACGCGCAACTCCGGCCACATATAGTATGGTTTGGAGAGATGGTGCCCATGATGGAAGTGGCTTATAATGAAGTAGTTAAGGCTGATATTTGTGTTGTAGTAGGTACTTCTTTGCAGGTATATCCGGCAGCAGGGCTGCTCAATGATGTAACACCGGGAACGCCCATTTATATTGTTGACCCGACGACACCAGCCTATAAAGACCAGCCTTATATTACGCCTATACAAGAATCTGCGAGTACCGGGTTACCAAAATTAGTGAAGCAATTGATAAAAGAGGCACAGTAATGGTAAATATCATGGAAGCGTATTGACAATTTAAGAACTGCCCTGACGTTAATTTTGAAAAAAAGTTTTTTTGCTTTTAAACGTTAAGGACTAATCAAGTGTCGTACTACTAACCAACTACTAAACATGCTCGCCTATGAAAGCTGGCAATAACTCAATGAAAGATTTCTTCGTGAAAGAACCGAAGTTTTCTATCCTGATCGCGTTGATTGCGATTGTACTGTTAATTACTTTATTTTTTACAGTGGATTTTAGTTCTGTAACCTCTTTTTCTTATTTTTCTCAGATGGAGATCAAGCTTCCTAAGGTTACTTTTCCTTCACAGATCAATTGTAGCATTTTTTAGTTAGTCTTTTACCATCTCATCAGGGCAGAGCCCCATGTAAATCCACTTCCAAATGCGGCCAGGCATATCAGGTTGCCTTCATTAATTTTTCCCTGCTCCCAGGCTTCGCTCATGGCGATAGGAATAGAGGCAGCAGTAGTATTACCGTACTTCATGATATTGTTGAATACCTGATCATCCCTGAGGTTCAGTTGCTTCTGTACCATCTGGCTGATGCGCAGGTTAGCCTGATGAGGGATCAGCAAGTTCAAATCTTCAGGCATATAACCATTTTTGTCAAGCGCTTCCATTACAGCTTCCGGAAAACGGGTAGAAGCATGCTTGAACACATAATTGCCATTCATAATGGGAAAAATAGTACCTTGTTCTATCATCTCCGGCTTCATTCGGGGAATAGAACGGCTGCTACCTACATCCAGTACTGCCAACTCTTCGGCATATTTTCCTTCTGAATGCAGATGCGTTGATAAAATTCCCCGATCCTTTTCTTCCGTAGCCTGAAGTACTACTGCTCCTGCGCCATCACCAAATAACACAGATACACCTCTTCCTCTGGTGGTAAGATCCAGTCCGCTGCTGTGGATTTCAGAACCGATGACAAGTACCGTATCGTACATACCAGTTTTGATAAACTGATCAGCCACAGAAAGCCCGTAGATAAAACCGGTACATTGGGTACGTACATCCAGGGCACCTACTTCTCTGATCCCTAGCTCACGTTGAACCAAAACCCCCGAGCCAGGGAAGTCATAGTCAGGGCTTAGCGTGGCAAATACAATAAAATCCACGTCGTCGGGTTGAAGGCCGGCATTTTTCAGTGCCATAAGGGCTGCTCGTGTTCCCATATTGGCTGTAGTGTCTTTGCCAAGCTCAAAAAAACGTCGCTCTTCTATTCCGGATCTTTCTCTGATCCATTCGTCTGATGTATCCATCATTTGAGCCAGATCATCGTTGGTTACCACCTTTTCAGGGAGGTATCTGCCTACGCCTGTAATCTTTGAATTTCTCATATGCTTATGTATGCGTTGATATGTTTTCAATGAATAACAAAAAAGAACCTAAATAGGCTGAGAAAAAAAGGGAATTGAGTGAAATTTACTGAAGAAGCAAGTAGCTTAGACCTGCCAATACGCCTCCTATAGTAGGACCAATTACAGGTATCCATGCGTAGCTCCAGTCGCTGCCTCTTTTATTGGCTATCGGTAAGATTTGATGCATCAAACGGGGAGCCAGATCCCGGGCAGGGTTGATGGCGTATCCGGTAGTTCCTCCCAGGGAGAGCCCCAGAGAGAAAACCAGAAATCCCACGGGTAGGGCACCCAACGCGCCTAAACCAAACTCTGTATCTGCCAAATCGGGGGAAACAATGGAGGGGCCGGCAATATAGAGCACCGCAAATACCAAAACGAAGGTGCCGATAACCTCCGAAAATAAATTATTTACACTACTTCTGATGGCAGGGATCGTAGCGAAGATAGCTAGCTTAGTATCTTTATCGTCCGTTATTGCCACATGCTGACGGTAAAACAGCCAAACTAAAAAAGCACCAAAGGCTCCTCCGGCCATTTGAGCGAGTATGTAATAAGGTACTTTTGCCCATTCAAAAACCCCTGCTGTAGCCAGCCCCAGGGTAACGGCAGGGTTAAGGTGAGCACCGCTGTAATCTGCTACAGTAAAAACTGCCACAAAAACTGCCATTCCCCAGCCAAATGTAATGACTATCCATCCGCCATTATTTCCTTTGGTTTGCTTGAGAATCACATTGGCTACGACTCCATTTCCCAGGAGAATGAGCAAGGCTGTGCCAATAAACTCGGCTGTGAAGTTTGACATTTTTGGTTGGTAGTTTAGTAGATGTTTTTTAATAGATTAATATAATATATATTCGTTGGCCAGTGCCTGATATTCTGCTATTTGTTTTTGTTCCCAATCTTCATTTTTTCCCAGTTCTCTGGCTAATAAGCGAGCTACTTCCGGCGCCATCTCAATACTTGCCCGGGCATTTAGGAGCAGGGCACGGGTCCTGCGAGAGAGAAAGTCTTCTACAGTACGTGCCATCTCATTTTGTGCTGCCCATACCACCTGCGCCTTTACAATAGGTAAGTCTTGGTGTAAGGGTTGCCCGAGTTCAGATGTACGGTTAATCAACTTACGGATCGCAATCATATCTGAGCCATAGAAAAACAAAGGATCTTCTTTATCTACATTTTTGAGCCAGCCATGAATGCGCAGATCTTTGGTTTTGCAGGGTCTTTCGTCCAGCCCAGCGATGAGCGCTGCTTTGTCAATGGTGTCTTCCCCCATCTTGCGATAGGTTGTCCACTTACCACCGGTGATGGTGACTAAGCCGGATATAGATACCATGAGCGAGTGGCTGCGGGAAATCTGCGCGGTACTCTTACCATCTTCTGTACTGACAAGAGGGCGAAGTCCGGCAAACACGCTCTGCACATCTTCCCGTTTGGGATCTTTACTCAGATATTTGGCTGCATGCTCCAGGATAAAGGCTACTTCTTCTTCCAATGCCCTGGGCTCCAGGGTAGCTTTCTTCACAGGTGTATCAGTAGTTCCTACAATGGCTTTGTTGTTCCAGGGGACTACAAAAAGCACACGTCCATCCTCAGTTTTGGGTACCATGATCGCTGAATCTCCCGGTAAGAATTCCTTGTCCAGTACAATATGCACACCCTGGCTGGGCCTCACAATATCTTTAGCCTCCGGATTATCCATTTTGATGATG harbors:
- a CDS encoding DUF4209 domain-containing protein produces the protein MRSKEIDINQFNTIDEVYAFVDKNAYNLERNWDLTDLWVKYRNKTTSEIEKHKAQWEIDCFLFDIKGDRLFSQIYSAASETGEVKAYPNINDIQKEVIEYVSYRAENSSNPLLKARYTHLLWKCPIGIKHNQSAIAAIDNYVNAIEDYCNQHKSEKHKETPFQIGRLYENLLAVVNEIKTNLEPVKKLTNKLLFDSTFEFYTKHGILNDMLAYPKLFKPNDFENTLSIIENELNKDRKKSDDFSLVNYYIPTAIKIATKTKSDVKKWHNEIGLAYLRIAETETEEDRFWLKLDNYSNAIKAFILSGNSEKKVETEFLYSELKPKVKLPTIRIDFDEETQKQLQEFQDYIKKLAKNIIKQKPEEVYRTISSGFFFPKYADVIKASENKENSFLNFVTTIHFDKNKNITKRQKDTEQEKNLYDTYSYHMRMSVLPYLHFILIPGIKSGNLTFENFIEFIATKSWIGKPHLKYDLGGEGKAINWISLLSPSIVEFFIQIQGWVSSKYYKPSFVLCVDSLTLKFEGLLRNFCERMSIPTSISRQKGMQEAYIHNVLDNEVIKKFFNDDDLLLFNYLFSTDSGLNLRNNVAHCFYDYKEYHPDQMFLLIAALLRLAKYDYTEKINKPSS
- a CDS encoding OmpH family outer membrane protein — translated: MKNLSLILNGILAVAVIYLYVLHFSGDSSAQTEQANSATNASGNMPKIAYVNSDTLLQYYDFFQDKKVELEAKAQQLQTNYENRAKGLQGEITAFQRNAGTMTMNQARALEEDLMKKQQNLVQYQQNLSAELMQEEAKVNEELYEKVAEYLEEYGEDQDFKVVLTYTKNSGVLYADDSLDITKTVIENLNQRYKGLNTATPADSTAASN
- a CDS encoding nucleoside permease, which gives rise to MTLKTRFQLSGMMFLQFFVWGAWYVTLGTYLGVTLKFEGSQIGLAYSAFAIAAMISPFFVGMIADRFFPTERVLAVLHLIGAGLLYWLAQIEDFSLFYPVIIAYTLCFMPTIALTNSLSFENMENPGEQFPAIRVVGTISWIIVGLIVGYMDIEALNTPILIASASSVVMGLYCFTLPHTPPKSKGQKASVRDILGLDALKLMKDRSFAILFIASLLICIPLSFYYSFANLFLNDIGVTNAAGKMTMGQGSEILFLLLMPFFFKRFGYKTMLMVGMAAWGARYALFMFGNPTELVWMLYGGIILHGICYDFFFVTGQIYVDERAPKSVKNSAQGLITFATYGVGMFIGSWLSGVIVEANTVGSGDAQEYLWYDIWLVPAVLSIIVLVLFTIFFKEKKGFKKPTDINDNSTTEGIAETKAV
- a CDS encoding efflux RND transporter periplasmic adaptor subunit, with amino-acid sequence MPVKTRKKKKRNPLIIFAVVAVVIIALLFVAKQAGWIGKGDVISVNLAQVKARTIVERVTASGTVQPEREIKISPEVPGEIIELNIEEGDSVAMGQLMLKIRPDNFESVVSRTLATLNQQRANLAQAEASAASAQAQFTQAQAAYERNKSLYQDKVISDADFETAESNFQVARQQVESAKQTVEAARFAVKSAEASVDEARENLSLTNIYAPVGGIVSKLDVEQGERVVGTSQMAGTEMLRLADLNRMEVRVDVNENDIIRVALNDTAIVDVDAYSYMDKEFKGIVTSIASTANEKLTPEAVTEFEVRIRLLNSSYEDLLQTRGPYPFRPGMTASVDIITQKKENVLSVPLAAVTTRPENNPQQDGEQENQDEGQENNTTQEQSSGEEESMMEIVFRMKGENTVERVNVKTGISDYENIEILEGLADGDQVVSGPYIAISQQLNDGSEIKKAEGNGRNFNRASN
- a CDS encoding SIR2 family NAD-dependent protein deacylase, with translation MQKVVVLSGSGISAESGIPTFRDAGGLWEGFDINDVATPQAWQKNPQLVLEFYNQRRKAALEAKPNAGHLSLVELEKYFDVVIITQNVDGLHEKAGSSKVIHLHGELSKARSTVDESLIYDIEGWEIKWGEMCEKNAQLRPHIVWFGEMVPMMEVAYNEVVKADICVVVGTSLQVYPAAGLLNDVTPGTPIYIVDPTTPAYKDQPYITPIQESASTGLPKLVKQLIKEAQ
- a CDS encoding 3-oxoacyl-ACP synthase III family protein; this encodes MRNSKITGVGRYLPEKVVTNDDLAQMMDTSDEWIRERSGIEERRFFELGKDTTANMGTRAALMALKNAGLQPDDVDFIVFATLSPDYDFPGSGVLVQRELGIREVGALDVRTQCTGFIYGLSVADQFIKTGMYDTVLVIGSEIHSSGLDLTTRGRGVSVLFGDGAGAVVLQATEEKDRGILSTHLHSEGKYAEELAVLDVGSSRSIPRMKPEMIEQGTIFPIMNGNYVFKHASTRFPEAVMEALDKNGYMPEDLNLLIPHQANLRISQMVQKQLNLRDDQVFNNIMKYGNTTAASIPIAMSEAWEQGKINEGNLICLAAFGSGFTWGSALMRW
- a CDS encoding MIP/aquaporin family protein; this encodes MSNFTAEFIGTALLILLGNGVVANVILKQTKGNNGGWIVITFGWGMAVFVAVFTVADYSGAHLNPAVTLGLATAGVFEWAKVPYYILAQMAGGAFGAFLVWLFYRQHVAITDDKDTKLAIFATIPAIRSSVNNLFSEVIGTFVLVFAVLYIAGPSIVSPDLADTEFGLGALGALPVGFLVFSLGLSLGGTTGYAINPARDLAPRLMHQILPIANKRGSDWSYAWIPVIGPTIGGVLAGLSYLLLQ
- a CDS encoding glycerol-3-phosphate dehydrogenase/oxidase — its product is MMDREIMINTIAEHDNVWDVIVIGGGATGLGTALESSSRGYTTLLLEQADFAKGTSSRSTKLAHGGVRYLQQGDVSLVVEALHERGLMMQNAPHLVRNQAFVIPTYDWWGGPFYTVGMKVYDVLAGKLGLGPSKSLSKEETLELIPTLEPEGLRGGVIYYDGQFDDARLAINIAQTCADTGGTLVNYMKVKGLLKSNDMVSGVIAEDMETGKEYRLHSRVVINATGVFVDNIIKMDNPEAKDIVRPSQGVHIVLDKEFLPGDSAIMVPKTEDGRVLFVVPWNNKAIVGTTDTPVKKATLEPRALEEEVAFILEHAAKYLSKDPKREDVQSVFAGLRPLVSTEDGKSTAQISRSHSLMVSISGLVTITGGKWTTYRKMGEDTIDKAALIAGLDERPCKTKDLRIHGWLKNVDKEDPLFFYGSDMIAIRKLINRTSELGQPLHQDLPIVKAQVVWAAQNEMARTVEDFLSRRTRALLLNARASIEMAPEVARLLARELGKNEDWEQKQIAEYQALANEYILY